The following coding sequences are from one Epinephelus fuscoguttatus linkage group LG5, E.fuscoguttatus.final_Chr_v1 window:
- the lipt2 gene encoding putative lipoyltransferase 2, mitochondrial, protein MQVSSRPVVEVVRLGLVSYQEALRLQQVYVNRHRSGPAHALLLCQHPPVYTTGIRHKPYPAPLLDRLRLLGADVHRTNRGGLITFHGPGQLVCYPVLHLASFKKSVRWYVCELEKTIISVCSRFGIEASTSPHTGVWVRDSKICAIGIHCGRYITSHGLALNCNTDMSWFEHIVPCGIEGKGVTSLSAELQRDVSVEETVPHLLDAFRDQFNCRLMDAQTPETEQDSGSSSA, encoded by the exons ATGCAGGTCAGCAGCAGGCCGGTGGTGGAGGTGGTCCGTCTGGGCCTTGTCTCCTACCAGGAGGCTCTGCGGCTCCAGCAGGTCTATGTCAACCGGCACCGGTCAGGTCCAGCTCACGCTCTGCTGCTGTGTCAGCACCCGCCAGTCTACACCACCGGGATTCGCCACAAACCTTACCCCGCCCCCTTGCTGGACCGCCTCCGCCTGCTGGGGGCTGACGTCCACCGCACCAACCGAGGAGGACTCATCACGTTCCACGGGCCGGGACAGCTGGTGTGCTATCCGGTCCTCCACCTGGCCAGCTTCAAGAAG AGCGTCCGCTGGTATGTCTGTGAACTGGAGAAGACCATCATCTCCGTCTGCAGCAGGTTTGGCATCGAAGCGTCGACATCGCCTCACACTGGAGTTTGGGTCAGAGACAGCAAGATCTGTGCCATCG gaATCCATTGTGGTCGATACATCACGTCTCACGGCTTGGCCCTGAACTGTAACACTGACATGTCGTGGTTCGAACACATCGTGCCATGCGGTATCGAAGGTAAAGGAGTGACGTCACTGAGCGCCGAGCTGCAGAGAGACGTCAGCGTGGAGGAAACCGTTCCTCACCTGCTGGATGCCTTCAGGGACCAGTTCAACTGTCGGCTGATGGACGCACAAACACCTGAGACTGAGCAGGACAGCGGATCGTCGTCAGCGTAG
- the rnf169 gene encoding E3 ubiquitin-protein ligase RNF169, with protein MATAGSAERPGRPASAAAVAGKYRSGSRARRGSGSGSGSSPPENEAKKCSACAEGQPGGSPPCGHPACPLCRAQRHSGSGERFRRRSDPERSSSRPGRRDCDSRKEFFVSPALIPKCDAPSGPTGKHKLLLSEDREEVKRRNCKDDEEPGVLSDSENEEPISRRIRNISAFVRKTKNSVAFTGGSRRSQSCTDPVEDRGGKLKVIAQPALMDRVGISHSYTAGILLSSENSRSVSAPITAPDRKLTWRAVVSSSSTPLGLPPPRPERSISPESNDSISEELNHFKPIVCSPCTPPKRLPDGRLVEPTIVKSTPRNLTRGLQKATSYEASPAVLQKWRQIELDRQSLKVNSKATLTSPVSELHNKNGGGEDAKTHQSLAGQDGDGVTSVNKRRLLFDPPAVDMDTFQKQSVKIRVPAIRYSSEATFRGSSDFEPAVGAPESCSGGGALFSRKQSFSPYTKNSGFQSCKLVPKDSQSPRKESDSSLHNQSTSRRGKKREQKTKHLDSERDSDLKRSRSVSQEAFDERYIHQIQQERQDRALALKLQRQFDLENQTANRRRSPNKYFLRSWMSNQNRRRRGLRRSRRINKKH; from the exons ATGGCGACCGCAGGGTCCGCCGAACGGCCTGGCAGACCGGCCAGCGCCGCCGCCGTCGCCGGCAAGTACCGGTCCGGGTCCCGAGCTCGGCGCGGGTCCGGGTCCGGGTCCGGGTCCAGCCCTCCGGAGAACGAGGCGAAGAAGTGCTCGGCGTGCGCGGAGGGGCAGCCCGGCGGCAGCCCGCCCTGCGGACACCCGGCCTGTCCGCTGTGCCGAGCCCAGAGACACTCCGGCAGCGGAGAGCGGTTCCGGAGGAGGAGTGACCCcgagaggagcagcagcaggccgGGCAGGAGGGACTGCGACAGCCGGAAAG AGTTCTTCGTCTCTCCTGCTCTCATCCCAAAATGTGACGCTCCATCAGGACCAACGGGGAAACACAAA ctgctgttgtctgaggacagagaggaggtgaagaggAGGAACTGTAAGGACGATGAAGAGCCT ggAGTTCTGTCAGACTCAGAGAACGAGGAGCCGATCAGCAGGAGGATCAGAAACATCTCGGCCTTCGTCAGGAAAACCAAAAACTCGGTAGCCTTCACAGG TGGTTCTCGGAGGAGTCAGAGCTGCACCGACCCGGTGGAGGACCGAGGAGGGAAGCTGAAGGTCATCGCACAGCCAGCCCTCATGGACAGA GTCGGCATCAGTCACAGTTACACAGCAGGAATCCTCCTCTCCTCGGAGAACAGTCGCTCGGTCTCCGCTCCCATCACCGCTCCTGACCGAAAGCTCACCTGGCGAGCTGTCgtctcatcatcatcaactcCGCTGGGCCTCCCTCCGCCCAGACCGGAGCGCTCCATCAGCCCAGAGAGCAATGACAGCATCTCCGAGGAGCTCAACCACTTCAAACCCATCGTCTGCTCGCCGTGCACGCCACCCAAACGCCTGCCTGATGGCCGTCTGGTGGAACCCACCATTGTAAAGTCCACGCCCAGGAACCTGACCCGCGGCTTGCAGAAGGCCACCAGCTATGAGGCCAGTCCCGCTGTCCTGCAGAAGTGGAGGCAGATCGAACTGGACCGGCAGAGCCTCAAAGTGAACTCCAAGGCGACGCTGACGAGCCCTGTCAGCGAGCTCCACAACAAGAACGGCGGGGGTGAGGACGCAAAAACCCATCAGTCGCTGGCGGGACAGGATGGAGACGGAGTGACGTCTGTCAACAAGAGGAGGCTGCTGTTCGACCCCCCGGCCGTAGACATGGACACCTTCCAGAAACAGTCCGTAAAGATCCGGGTCCCTGCAATCCGCTACAGCAGTGAGGCGACATTCAGAGGAAGTTCGGACTTTGAGCCGGCAGTCGGcgctcctgaatcctgcagtgGAGGAGGAGCGCTTTTTAGTCGGAAACAGTCGTTCTCACCGTACACTAAGAACTCTGGGTTCCAGTCGTGTAAATTAGTGCCAAAGGACTCTCAGAGTCCAAGGAAGGAGTCCGACAGTAGCCTCCACAACCAGTCTACCTCAAGGAGGGGCAAGAAGCGGGAACAGAAGACCAAACACCTGGACTCAGAGCGGGACTCAGACCTGAAAAGGAGCCGGTCGGTCAGCCAGGAGGCCTTCGACGAGCGGTACATCCATCAGATCCAGCAGGAGCGTCAGGACCGAGCGCTCGCCCTGAAGCTGCAGAGACAATTCGACCTGGAGAACCAGACCGCCAACCGCCGCAGGAGCCCCAACAAGTACTTCCTGCGGTCCTGGATGTCCAATCAGAACCGCAGGAGGCGCGGCCTAAGGAGATCACGACGAATCAACAAGAAGCACTAG